In a genomic window of Coriobacteriia bacterium:
- a CDS encoding short-chain dehydrogenase, producing MKLEGKSIVVTGAVAGIGNAITELFANEGANIIAVDKQEKRLLDYCASVDAPGKVVPFPGDVSFQETTDGMIDAAVREFGCFDVLVNNAGVMDDNTAIGDMSDAMMDECFAVNAMGPMRAMRKAVQTFIELNPDAEEDEDTIGSIINLTSVGAVHQTAGAAYCASKGALLSATKNTAFMYIHKGIRCNAIAPGGIVTEIPITMPPSDPFGFGRTSELLVHSSLLGMPEDIANAALFLAQDESHFVNGAVITVDGAWTTF from the coding sequence ATGAAACTCGAGGGTAAATCCATAGTCGTCACCGGCGCGGTCGCCGGCATCGGCAATGCCATCACCGAGCTGTTCGCCAACGAGGGCGCGAACATCATCGCCGTCGACAAGCAGGAGAAGCGATTGCTCGACTATTGCGCATCCGTGGACGCGCCGGGCAAGGTCGTGCCGTTTCCGGGAGACGTGTCATTCCAGGAGACGACGGATGGCATGATCGATGCGGCGGTACGCGAGTTCGGGTGCTTCGACGTCCTCGTGAACAACGCCGGTGTCATGGACGACAATACCGCCATCGGCGATATGAGCGATGCGATGATGGACGAGTGCTTCGCGGTGAACGCGATGGGGCCCATGCGTGCTATGCGCAAGGCCGTGCAGACCTTCATCGAGCTCAACCCGGATGCCGAGGAAGACGAAGACACCATCGGCAGCATCATCAACCTGACTTCGGTGGGCGCCGTGCATCAAACGGCCGGTGCGGCATACTGCGCATCGAAGGGCGCGCTGCTCTCGGCAACGAAGAACACCGCCTTCATGTACATCCACAAGGGCATCCGCTGCAACGCAATCGCGCCGGGCGGCATCGTCACCGAGATTCCCATCACCATGCCACCGTCGGATCCCTTCGGTTTTGGCCGCACAAGCGAGCTGCTTGTCCATTCGTCGCTGCTCGGCATGCCCGAGGACATCGCGAACGCCGCGCTCTTTCTCGCCCAGGACGAATCGCACTTCGTGAACGGAGCCGTCATCACCGTTGATGGAGCCTGGACGACGTTCTAA
- a CDS encoding chromosome partitioning protein ParA, whose translation MPCRTIAVANQKGGTGKTATTLSLGVALARLGRRVLLVDADPQGDLTKSLGWSDPDALEVTLANHLNTVIEGEGLDPREGILPHKEGIDLMPANIELAGMEMPILMAMSREQLMNVWLSPLKADYDFILIDCAPTLGIIPVNALVAADSVLVPVSAEYLPASAMTALLKTVGRVRRQINPSLTVEGILITLSDSRNNLAREVEGAIREQYGETYRVFETVIPRAVSAAEAPAVGTSIFSYDGRGKAARAFERLAEEVIARG comes from the coding sequence ATGCCATGCAGGACGATCGCAGTAGCCAACCAGAAGGGCGGAACCGGCAAGACGGCCACGACCCTGAGCCTGGGAGTGGCGCTCGCGCGCCTCGGGAGGCGCGTGCTTCTCGTGGACGCCGACCCGCAGGGCGACCTCACCAAGTCGCTCGGGTGGAGCGACCCCGACGCCCTGGAGGTCACGCTCGCGAATCATCTGAACACGGTTATCGAGGGCGAGGGGCTCGATCCCCGCGAGGGAATCCTCCCCCACAAGGAGGGCATCGACCTCATGCCCGCGAACATCGAGCTCGCCGGGATGGAGATGCCCATCCTCATGGCGATGTCGCGCGAGCAGCTGATGAACGTGTGGCTCTCGCCCCTCAAGGCGGACTACGACTTCATACTCATCGACTGCGCGCCGACGCTCGGGATAATCCCGGTGAACGCCCTCGTCGCCGCGGACAGCGTGCTCGTGCCGGTGTCGGCCGAGTACCTTCCCGCCTCCGCCATGACGGCGCTCTTGAAGACCGTCGGGCGCGTGCGACGCCAGATCAACCCGTCGCTAACCGTTGAGGGCATACTCATCACGCTCTCCGACAGCCGCAACAACCTGGCCCGCGAGGTCGAGGGGGCCATCCGCGAGCAGTACGGGGAGACCTACCGCGTGTTCGAGACGGTCATCCCCCGGGCGGTGTCCGCTGCCGAGGCTCCCGCCGTGGGGACGAGCATCTTCTCCTACGACGGGCGCGGAAAGGCGGCGCGCGCCTTCGAACGCCTCGCAGAGGAGGTGATCGCCCGTGGCTAG
- a CDS encoding pentapeptide repeat-containing protein, which produces MHVFPSSAQAAYDKASSSYKLAAPRIVTSLDELPLNVLCDPDRGTLEAVELRGLHAAEAEFVELEVSGGRISNCQFLDCDFTGALFTDIAFDGCDFSNSVFDNAAFTRCTFSDSKFAGASFAEALWKHVAADGCTFAYGAFNRCLWKTVHIRTCDFLSADMSEMELRGISLDDDRFVGTSFFRTKLVGLDFTSCQLEGIAISDAMDEVYGAKLGLYQAAALARRLGVIIEE; this is translated from the coding sequence ATGCACGTTTTTCCTAGTTCAGCACAAGCTGCCTACGACAAGGCGTCATCGTCTTACAAGCTGGCTGCGCCTCGCATAGTCACTTCCCTCGACGAACTGCCTTTGAACGTTCTTTGCGATCCCGACCGTGGAACGCTCGAAGCCGTTGAATTGCGTGGGCTCCATGCTGCGGAAGCGGAATTCGTCGAACTTGAGGTTTCCGGTGGCCGCATCTCCAACTGCCAGTTCCTTGATTGCGACTTCACCGGTGCGCTTTTCACCGATATCGCCTTCGATGGTTGTGACTTCTCCAACAGCGTATTCGACAACGCCGCGTTCACGCGCTGCACGTTCAGCGACAGCAAGTTCGCCGGCGCGTCCTTTGCCGAGGCACTCTGGAAGCATGTCGCCGCAGACGGGTGCACATTTGCCTACGGCGCATTCAACCGATGCCTCTGGAAGACTGTCCATATTCGCACCTGCGATTTCTTGTCAGCGGACATGTCTGAAATGGAACTGCGCGGCATCTCGCTCGATGACGACCGCTTCGTTGGAACGAGTTTCTTTCGCACGAAGCTCGTCGGCCTCGATTTCACGTCATGTCAGCTCGAGGGCATTGCCATATCGGACGCCATGGACGAGGTGTACGGCGCGAAGCTCGGGCTCTATCAGGCCGCTGCGCTGGCCCGGCGCCTTGGTGTCATTATTGAGGAGTAG
- a CDS encoding NAD(P)H-dependent oxidoreductase subunit E, whose amino-acid sequence MVMTIDETDKEASAYALELFAQHPEPTGRLLFVLNGLQERFRYLPASACEVIASELGLEDSDVRAFASAFRNYSLDPVGRVVVEVCDGAACHAAGAEKLIAKLEGQLGIKCGTTSDDGLFTLRTVRCVGSCSAAPITVIEGDVRGHMRISQMGDLISQIKGLANE is encoded by the coding sequence ATGGTCATGACCATTGATGAAACGGACAAGGAGGCATCCGCCTACGCCCTCGAGTTGTTCGCCCAGCACCCCGAGCCCACAGGTCGGCTGCTATTCGTCTTGAACGGGCTTCAGGAGCGCTTTCGCTACCTTCCCGCCAGCGCCTGCGAGGTTATTGCCAGCGAGCTCGGGCTCGAAGACTCCGACGTTCGCGCCTTCGCCAGCGCCTTTCGCAACTACTCGCTCGATCCCGTGGGCCGCGTCGTAGTGGAGGTATGCGATGGCGCGGCCTGCCATGCCGCCGGTGCCGAAAAGCTCATCGCCAAATTGGAGGGCCAGCTTGGCATCAAGTGCGGCACCACAAGCGATGATGGCCTCTTCACACTGCGCACGGTGCGCTGTGTGGGATCATGCTCGGCGGCTCCCATCACAGTCATAGAAGGCGACGTCCGCGGTCACATGCGCATCTCCCAGATGGGCGACCTAATCTCGCAGATTAAGGGGCTTGCCAATGAATAG
- a CDS encoding oxidoreductase, translating into MTQYAFFFDQSRCTNCHACAVACKDWNYGEEIESTNVKWLRMMQWEKGVYPEVEMHTLMATCYHCEKPICVDSCPNHALFKEDEFGAVLLDSDKCKGTRQCWVACPYGAPQYEDNAPGTPMSKCTMCYDRLVEGELPICVAACPQRALDFGPIEEMRERYGDLAALEDMPSPDTVQPAVVFKPRTTKQKHVKYDPSKVLDIMGIRADTGFPDIYEKHEDVTQVWDGLVGYDKLVMKAASVEETLARSKNEDG; encoded by the coding sequence ATGACCCAGTACGCATTCTTCTTTGACCAGAGCCGTTGCACAAATTGCCATGCCTGCGCCGTGGCCTGCAAGGACTGGAACTATGGAGAGGAAATCGAGTCCACCAACGTTAAATGGCTGCGCATGATGCAGTGGGAAAAGGGCGTCTATCCGGAAGTCGAGATGCACACGCTCATGGCCACCTGCTACCACTGTGAAAAGCCCATTTGCGTGGATTCCTGTCCCAACCATGCGCTCTTCAAGGAAGACGAGTTCGGCGCCGTCCTGCTCGATTCCGACAAGTGCAAGGGCACCCGTCAATGCTGGGTTGCCTGCCCTTATGGCGCTCCCCAATACGAGGATAACGCCCCTGGCACGCCCATGAGCAAGTGCACGATGTGTTATGACAGGCTCGTGGAGGGCGAACTGCCCATCTGCGTGGCCGCATGCCCCCAGCGCGCGCTCGACTTTGGCCCCATCGAGGAGATGCGGGAGCGCTATGGCGATCTCGCGGCCCTCGAGGACATGCCCTCACCCGACACAGTGCAGCCCGCCGTCGTTTTCAAGCCGAGGACGACCAAGCAAAAGCACGTGAAGTATGACCCGTCCAAAGTTCTTGACATCATGGGGATCCGCGCCGACACGGGCTTCCCTGACATCTACGAAAAGCACGAGGATGTCACGCAGGTTTGGGATGGCCTCGTTGGCTATGACAAGCTCGTCATGAAAGCGGCAAGTGTGGAGGAGACGCTTGCCCGCTCAAAGAACGAAGACGGCTGA
- a CDS encoding flavin-nucleotide-binding protein produces MIAEGVYYSQRKLARKEATMAAMAQDVRELFETAENMVLCTASADGTPNGAAIGMKTVIDEETVYISDQFFKKTLANLKENQKVAVAFWTGHDAYQIHGTARYVNEGDEFAVQKEMVDAKFASMGLPIKAKGGCFIHVDAVYQMAAGPTAGEQLA; encoded by the coding sequence ATGATAGCCGAGGGCGTATACTATTCGCAACGAAAGCTTGCGAGAAAGGAAGCCACCATGGCAGCCATGGCCCAAGACGTGAGGGAACTATTCGAAACGGCCGAGAACATGGTCCTGTGCACGGCATCTGCCGACGGGACGCCCAACGGAGCCGCCATCGGCATGAAGACCGTCATCGACGAGGAAACGGTCTACATCTCCGACCAGTTCTTCAAGAAGACGTTGGCCAACCTGAAGGAGAACCAGAAGGTCGCCGTCGCGTTCTGGACGGGACACGACGCCTATCAGATTCATGGCACGGCACGCTACGTCAACGAAGGTGACGAGTTCGCCGTCCAGAAGGAGATGGTGGACGCCAAGTTCGCCTCCATGGGGCTTCCCATCAAGGCGAAGGGCGGCTGCTTCATCCATGTGGACGCGGTGTACCAGATGGCTGCGGGTCCCACGGCCGGCGAGCAACTGGCATAG
- a CDS encoding TetR/AcrR family transcriptional regulator, with the protein MTTILEYGERSPREAASHVRPHRQDLNETRRLTGTRGNIATAARKLFERDGVRATTVRAIAQEANVTRELVYYHFGNKNGIIEAVIDDYVEDLVESVIAWNEERVFGDTRGSLRKCVRIFRYALYDAEGTPRPMIRVLEELGVRDAFDVRATRETAELLYDHIATEYAAYHQIEIELVYEMFCVAIFGLVGLVKVKPDISDDDLMKVVEQTLRLDMIPLS; encoded by the coding sequence ATGACGACAATCCTCGAATATGGGGAGCGCTCACCGCGCGAAGCTGCCTCGCATGTTCGCCCCCATAGACAGGACCTGAATGAGACACGCCGGCTCACGGGAACGCGCGGCAACATCGCCACGGCCGCCCGCAAGCTCTTCGAGCGTGACGGAGTACGAGCTACCACGGTCAGGGCCATCGCGCAGGAGGCCAACGTGACCCGCGAGCTCGTCTACTATCATTTTGGAAACAAGAACGGCATCATCGAGGCGGTCATCGACGATTATGTCGAGGACCTGGTGGAAAGCGTCATCGCATGGAACGAAGAGCGAGTCTTCGGAGACACCCGGGGCTCGCTCAGGAAGTGCGTGCGCATCTTCCGCTACGCGCTCTACGATGCCGAGGGCACCCCGCGTCCGATGATTCGCGTGCTCGAGGAACTCGGCGTGCGTGACGCGTTTGACGTAAGGGCAACTCGGGAAACGGCGGAACTTCTCTACGATCACATCGCCACCGAATACGCCGCATACCATCAGATAGAGATCGAGCTCGTCTACGAAATGTTCTGCGTCGCAATCTTTGGCCTGGTGGGACTCGTGAAGGTCAAGCCCGACATCAGCGACGATGACCTGATGAAGGTCGTCGAGCAGACCCTGCGCCTCGACATGATCCCCCTCTCGTGA
- a CDS encoding NADH-quinone oxidoreductase subunit F, producing the protein MNSEALESLRRCGKAQLGTYPRITVGLGTCGNAAGAQKVYDAFQETLAGAIAEGRVRLDGVGCRGACWAEPLVEVQMGDGRSYVFANVTEGRAPIIAKQVLAGKLNARRCIGYYQCGADSEDVSSPLLAQVEDLASGQSRYLMGPCGYLDPLSLEQYAAIGGLRALQATLSKGGAEEVLLKLGEAGLRGRGGAGFPTAQKWRAAADSDDPVRYVIVNGDEGDPGAYMDRTLMESAPYQVLEGALLAAVGIGAHEVIVFVRSEYKQACTTLERAVQVLRENGVIGPNALGSGYGLDVFVEKSAGSFVCGEETALIAAFEGRIPRPSKKPPYPAERGLFGHPTVIDNVETLANAPLIVAGGVGSFRSHGTVLCPGTKTICLTGAVNRTGVVEVDMGTPLSHVVCELGGVDEASVKAVQLGGPSGAFIAQGELGMPLDFESIAQEGTIMGSGGALVIGQGDCVVDLTRYLMEFCAEESCGRCKPCAGGTRECARILERLCDGQGHPEDLDGLEDLGNAMMRGSLCGLGKSASGPLLSAIAQFRPEFEAHIEGTCPSAVCRSLVQLVIVPEKCQGERCCLGTCPGNAVKGKFGKPGTIDPRLCEKCFTCIDACPYDAIKVLPS; encoded by the coding sequence ATGAATAGTGAAGCACTCGAGAGCTTGCGTCGGTGCGGTAAGGCCCAGCTGGGCACGTACCCCCGCATAACGGTGGGCCTCGGCACCTGCGGTAACGCTGCCGGAGCCCAGAAGGTCTACGACGCTTTCCAGGAGACCCTTGCCGGCGCTATAGCCGAAGGCCGCGTGCGCTTGGACGGCGTCGGCTGCCGAGGCGCCTGCTGGGCCGAGCCTCTCGTTGAGGTGCAGATGGGAGACGGGCGCAGCTATGTCTTTGCCAACGTGACCGAGGGCCGCGCCCCCATCATCGCCAAGCAGGTTCTGGCAGGCAAGCTCAACGCCCGCCGCTGCATCGGTTACTACCAGTGCGGCGCAGATTCCGAAGATGTTTCCTCTCCCTTGCTTGCACAGGTTGAGGACCTCGCATCGGGCCAGAGTCGTTACTTGATGGGCCCTTGCGGCTACCTTGACCCGCTCTCCTTGGAGCAATATGCCGCGATCGGAGGATTGCGCGCCCTTCAGGCGACGCTATCTAAAGGCGGTGCCGAAGAGGTTCTTCTCAAGCTGGGAGAGGCGGGCCTGCGTGGGCGCGGAGGCGCAGGCTTTCCCACGGCTCAGAAGTGGCGTGCCGCGGCAGACTCCGACGACCCCGTGCGCTATGTCATCGTCAACGGCGACGAAGGCGATCCTGGAGCCTATATGGACCGCACACTCATGGAATCGGCCCCTTACCAGGTGCTTGAGGGTGCGCTTCTCGCTGCCGTAGGCATTGGCGCCCACGAGGTCATCGTTTTCGTGCGAAGCGAGTACAAGCAGGCCTGCACGACCCTCGAGCGCGCCGTCCAGGTGCTGCGCGAGAACGGGGTCATCGGGCCAAACGCTCTTGGCAGCGGCTACGGGCTCGACGTCTTTGTCGAGAAAAGCGCCGGATCTTTTGTGTGCGGGGAGGAGACGGCGCTCATCGCTGCGTTTGAAGGTCGCATACCTCGACCCTCGAAAAAGCCGCCCTATCCCGCGGAGCGTGGCCTGTTCGGGCATCCCACAGTCATCGACAACGTCGAGACTCTCGCCAACGCACCCCTCATCGTTGCCGGCGGCGTTGGGTCCTTTCGCAGCCATGGCACGGTCCTGTGCCCGGGTACCAAGACCATCTGCCTCACCGGTGCCGTCAATCGAACGGGCGTGGTCGAAGTTGACATGGGCACGCCGCTGTCCCACGTGGTCTGCGAGCTTGGTGGTGTCGACGAGGCCAGCGTCAAGGCGGTGCAGCTCGGAGGTCCTTCCGGGGCTTTCATCGCCCAAGGCGAACTCGGCATGCCCCTCGACTTCGAGAGCATCGCCCAGGAGGGTACCATCATGGGCTCTGGAGGCGCGCTTGTCATCGGGCAGGGCGATTGCGTCGTTGACCTCACCCGCTACCTCATGGAGTTTTGCGCCGAGGAGTCCTGCGGACGTTGCAAGCCTTGCGCCGGTGGGACAAGGGAGTGCGCTCGCATTTTGGAGCGCCTGTGTGACGGCCAGGGGCATCCGGAGGATCTGGATGGGCTTGAGGATTTGGGGAACGCAATGATGCGCGGCTCTCTTTGCGGTTTGGGCAAGTCCGCCTCAGGACCGTTGCTCAGCGCGATCGCGCAATTTCGCCCTGAGTTCGAGGCCCATATTGAGGGTACGTGCCCCAGCGCCGTATGCCGCAGCCTGGTGCAGCTCGTCATCGTGCCCGAAAAGTGCCAAGGCGAGCGCTGCTGCCTGGGGACCTGCCCCGGAAACGCCGTCAAAGGCAAGTTCGGCAAGCCTGGCACCATCGACCCGCGCCTGTGCGAGAAGTGCTTCACTTGCATCGACGCCTGCCCCTACGACGCCATAAAGGTGCTTCCCAGCTGA
- a CDS encoding transcriptional regulator, whose product MELARQLKAKREEHGLSQDEVAKAIFVSRQTVSNWETDKTYPDVQSLLLLSQLFGVSIDELIKGDAAAMQQAIEEDSRKMRLLSIGMLAFSGLAFLFLLVFSLVWQEPSGFARMSKGNIAGAATFVVLYAIGFGMAIAIDRLKKKHDIVTYREIDRFLKGEFDGEPDSQGFARRHPALGVMVKLLGGAVIGLMLAGLLLVLEGC is encoded by the coding sequence ATGGAACTTGCTCGGCAACTGAAAGCAAAGCGGGAGGAGCATGGCCTTTCCCAAGATGAGGTCGCGAAGGCGATATTCGTGTCGCGTCAGACCGTCTCGAACTGGGAGACCGACAAGACCTATCCGGATGTGCAGAGCCTGCTCTTGCTGAGCCAGCTGTTCGGCGTTTCCATAGACGAGCTCATCAAAGGGGATGCTGCTGCAATGCAGCAGGCCATCGAGGAGGACTCGCGCAAGATGAGGCTGCTGTCGATTGGCATGCTCGCCTTTTCGGGACTGGCCTTCCTCTTCCTCCTCGTGTTCTCGCTAGTCTGGCAAGAACCGTCGGGCTTTGCCCGCATGAGCAAGGGCAACATCGCGGGAGCGGCCACGTTCGTCGTGCTCTATGCCATCGGATTCGGGATGGCCATCGCCATCGATCGCTTGAAGAAGAAGCACGACATCGTTACCTACCGCGAAATTGACCGGTTCCTCAAGGGGGAGTTTGACGGCGAGCCCGACTCGCAGGGCTTCGCGCGCAGGCACCCGGCCCTCGGCGTGATGGTGAAGCTCCTCGGCGGCGCCGTTATTGGATTGATGCTAGCGGGGTTGCTCCTCGTGCTTGAGGGGTGCTAA
- a CDS encoding flavin-nucleotide-binding protein, with amino-acid sequence MAKLPQNARELFETAENMVLCTASADGAPNGAAIGMKTVIDDETVYISDQFFKKTLANLQENQKVAVAFWTGHDAFQIHGTARYVNDGDDFAVQKEMVDAKFASMGLPIKAKGGCFIHVDAVYQMAAGPEAGSQLA; translated from the coding sequence ATGGCAAAGCTTCCCCAAAACGCACGCGAGCTGTTCGAGACCGCCGAGAACATGGTGCTGTGCACCGCATCCGCCGACGGAGCACCTAACGGCGCCGCCATCGGCATGAAGACCGTCATCGACGACGAGACCGTGTACATCTCGGACCAGTTCTTCAAGAAGACGCTCGCCAACCTGCAGGAAAACCAGAAGGTCGCCGTCGCGTTCTGGACCGGCCACGACGCCTTCCAGATTCACGGCACGGCGCGCTACGTCAACGACGGCGATGATTTTGCCGTGCAAAAGGAGATGGTGGACGCGAAGTTCGCGTCCATGGGCCTGCCCATCAAGGCCAAGGGCGGCTGTTTCATCCACGTGGACGCGGTGTACCAGATGGCAGCTGGCCCCGAGGCGGGAAGCCAGCTCGCATAG
- a CDS encoding xylan 1,4-beta-xylosidase, with protein sequence MKENGDRFVQAYMQRHGLANRTYVLVDRQTGVNYLLAGFLASSGVSCTGMTALVGADGKPIVTPIEE encoded by the coding sequence ATGAAAGAAAATGGCGATCGTTTCGTCCAGGCATACATGCAACGACATGGCCTGGCGAATCGCACATACGTTCTCGTCGACCGCCAGACTGGAGTGAATTATCTCCTGGCAGGCTTTCTAGCATCTTCTGGTGTCAGCTGCACCGGCATGACCGCGCTTGTTGGTGCAGACGGCAAGCCCATCGTCACTCCCATCGAAGAATAG
- a CDS encoding short-chain dehydrogenase, whose amino-acid sequence MSYAIVTGASRGLGAGMAKKLAQMGYDVVVNYTSESSAEKAQTVADDIIGVYNKKALVVKADMSTLEGCEQLVYESREHFGDDIAVLINNAGISQTQDFLDTSLERIKFIVDTNLMSVLYMSRLVYPLMVDKGKGCVIDIASTGGINGCQGQIVYTATKAGIIGLVKGFTAEFAHLGIRTNAIAPGLTETDIIRGLGEEAIEYCKNTNPMRDNGTVDDIVDAMEYLVKTRFVCGQTIVVDGGGSVVA is encoded by the coding sequence ATGTCTTATGCAATCGTTACCGGCGCAAGCCGTGGCCTTGGCGCCGGAATGGCAAAGAAACTGGCCCAAATGGGCTACGATGTCGTCGTTAACTACACCTCCGAGTCAAGCGCCGAGAAGGCCCAAACCGTCGCAGATGATATTATCGGCGTCTACAATAAGAAGGCTCTTGTGGTCAAGGCCGACATGTCTACCCTCGAAGGCTGCGAGCAGTTGGTTTATGAGTCGCGCGAGCATTTCGGCGACGACATTGCAGTGCTTATCAACAATGCCGGCATCTCCCAGACTCAGGATTTCCTTGACACCTCGCTCGAGCGCATTAAGTTCATTGTCGACACCAACCTCATGAGCGTGCTCTACATGAGCCGCCTAGTCTATCCCCTCATGGTGGATAAGGGCAAAGGTTGCGTCATCGACATCGCCTCCACCGGCGGCATCAACGGCTGCCAGGGACAAATCGTTTACACGGCCACCAAGGCGGGCATCATCGGCCTGGTCAAGGGCTTCACGGCCGAGTTCGCGCATTTGGGCATACGCACTAACGCCATCGCCCCCGGCCTCACCGAAACCGACATTATCCGTGGCCTGGGCGAAGAGGCCATCGAGTACTGCAAGAACACCAACCCCATGCGCGACAACGGCACCGTTGATGATATCGTCGATGCCATGGAATACCTGGTGAAGACGCGCTTCGTGTGCGGTCAGACCATCGTTGTCGATGGCGGCGGATCGGTGGTTGCCTGA
- a CDS encoding dimethylsulfoxide reductase, translating to MTSKDTKSIVFKSDRCIGCYSCVVSCMDQNDLDVAKDGLSWRIVEHVPGKLAGRQRGNASVSIACMHCEDAVCIAACPAGAITRDAATGSVLVDDGLCIGCHACAMACPFGAPRFGSSGKMQKCDGCYARTQFGLEPACVRNCPTHALVYEPVNASMDEKAASAARKLV from the coding sequence ATGACTTCCAAAGATACCAAGAGCATCGTCTTCAAGTCCGACCGCTGCATAGGATGCTATTCGTGCGTCGTGTCATGCATGGATCAGAACGACCTCGATGTCGCGAAGGATGGCTTGTCTTGGCGAATCGTCGAACACGTTCCCGGGAAGCTGGCGGGCAGGCAGCGTGGCAACGCCAGCGTCTCGATCGCCTGCATGCATTGCGAAGATGCGGTGTGCATAGCCGCGTGCCCTGCAGGGGCGATAACGCGAGATGCCGCAACGGGATCCGTGCTGGTGGACGATGGCCTGTGCATCGGCTGTCATGCCTGCGCGATGGCCTGCCCGTTTGGGGCCCCTCGTTTTGGGAGTAGCGGGAAGATGCAGAAATGCGACGGGTGCTATGCCAGAACGCAGTTCGGGCTGGAACCAGCGTGCGTCAGGAACTGCCCGACCCACGCGCTCGTCTACGAACCGGTTAATGCCTCGATGGACGAGAAGGCGGCCAGCGCAGCCCGAAAGCTCGTGTAG